TGTATTTAGACTTTAATTGTGTTCcagttatgttcattttttgataaaaaaaagtcataaactTTTAttggtcacagagcttattttctgcagtaatccaaaagccaataaaaaaaaatcctattggcTTTTTTGTCAAGGAAACCAGGGTGATGCGAAGTTTTGggtttggcctacaaaaatatgtcatcacTGCAGCACTCTGTTATCATTTTTCATTAATTATGTGAGATAAAATCAATAACACATCTTTATTTGTCAGTTTTCGAttagaaaacaaaatccaaTGGCGTATGACATGACTTTAAATAACACACATAAATTCATGACAAACTCCCAAAAACCTTCTCAAATGCATTTTTGTCCACCACCCGCCCCAGTCTGGTAGAGAAGTACATCGTATCAGAACTGCTGTAGCGCTTTAAACGAAGGATCGGTTCTCCTTTGGTGTCCCCTGAATCTCCCAGGGTCAGGACATCAGACACAGGCATGTATACGTCCCGTCTGTGACCCCAAAAGCTCAGGTGGGACACCTTTAAGACGGTCTGCGATGAATCCAGATACATCATGCCAACCACTCTTCTGACATAGTGGCTTATGGAGTACAGCATGATGCCAGCAAACACTGCTATGCCTGTGGTGTAACTCATCAGCATTCCTGAGGCCTGTCCCTGCAGGTAGAGGTAATATACAGAGGGCAGTAAGACGACAGTGATGCCCGTCTGCATCAGTTTGAGTCTTGAAAGAGCTCGCAGACCTTTGATAGCCGGGAAAGCATAAATTAGATTGTATTTCTTTGATGCAAAGTCAGAGCAGAATGACACAAGTTGAATCTGCAGGGTGCGTGAGACTGTAATGGGCATCCGTCGACCCACGTTTCCCAGGTCTCCGCTGTTTTGCACGTGAGCTTGTGAAATGAGTCCTGCATGATGACCCCGGCACACATACAGAGGAAGACGGGACATGCGGATTAAGCGTGCTGGCATTGTCTGAGGAGACAGTAACCATGGCAACAATAGTTATAATTAGTACATCGACTAAAATTAACTTATTAACTTTGTTAATATAGCTCACttgcttaaaaatattttaacaagtttatttttacTGATAAAATTAAAGAAGGAAAATCCTGTGAACTCAGATTGGTGTTTTAGGCTGCTAATATATGATAATGACAGAGAAATACACAAAAAACGGCCacaataattcaataaaatgtattattagtaACAATTTGTGCTGTTTTGAACGCACTTACCATCTCTACACAAGTTAAGTGCATCTCGCACAGACTCGCAGTGCTTCTGTGAAGCTGGACATAATAGAAAGTCATgccacttcaaaataaaagtccttgaGTTTTTATTGCTATACAATCGTTTTATTTTAACTTGTCAAATTTAAAACGggtaaaatacaaaattaagcAAATAGTAAACGTTTCTTATTGCTTGGACGCGTTATCTtttttttgcgattttttttcttatataaaCCAAAATCCTTTACGTACAGGGACGTTTATGTCTTACTCAAGATGATAAAAGTATGTCAAGGGCAATCCTTGAGTTACTTTAGAGGACATCTGTTGCCGTAGTCTAGGCAGCTGAAAcataataatgacaaataaaatacaCCACACAAATAGTCaaaataatataacaaaatgtattaCGTTAACAATTTATGCAGTTTTCATATCACTTATCTCCACAAAAGTTCATTTCATCGCACAGTGCTGCTGTGAACCTATGCACTTCAAAATAAAGGTCCTTTATCgcaataaaataattgtatataaacttgtcaaatgcaaataaataaataaaccctaATAATATTATATCAAAAACGAGTAATAACATAAACTgttgtctttatttatttttttgctaaatGTATAGTCGTCAACCAAAAATCATTTGCGCACAGGGACTTTTATGTCTTAGACGAGTTATCAGTTTCTATTGTAGGAAGTGTCCACCACGGCATCGCAGACAGTTATTATATTAGATATCGTGCACTCCTTACTCGTAAAGCAGGTTAAACAGGTTATCCACAcgcagtgtaaatgcatttatttaggATGTCTTTAATATCACTTGATGTTCTTTATTGTGATGAGGTCAGGAGTCACGCGCGCACTTTCGCGATGTATTCGTGATGTCATCaatacattttcatgacagatcATTAATGCAAGCAGGTTTCTGACACACAGCTGTGTGGCAATGAATGACTCAAGACTGAACACTCCTGTGTCAACATATTGAAGACACTCACTCGCTATGCGGATTTTATCTTATCGTTCGAGCAGAGTCTTTGATTAATTGCAGAAATAGCTCTTTGGGGGTTTGTAGGTTCGTTTCCTCATCATGCTTCAGTTGGGAGATGGGCTCACACTATTCTCTACTGTCTTCATCGTGGTTCTGGTGGGAACCAGAAGCGCCGTCTGGCCCACGGTGCTCACGGCCTCTCTCTACCTCTTTCTGGTGATGTTTCGGTTTCCCCAGGTGCCCTCCAGCCGGGCCAGACAGGTGCTGCGGCCCGGGGCTAGAGCGTCGTCGAACGGCGTGTCAGCGGTGGCTCACCGCGGTGGTGGACACGACGCTCCAGAGAACACCATAGCTGCTATACGTATGGTGAGCACATTCATTTCTGTTTAATGCTTAAGTTTCCCCCCATTTAATTTAAAGTCTGTATGCTTATTTTTAAAGGCCATACATAAAGTGATATTGTACAGGTAGGCTatcactgatgtcctaagaaaacacctgtgtcacatgatcatcgACAGCGTGAACgaatcattcttttgagtcGGAACTTTTTAATGTATCGgttcaaacatgtttttttttgtttgtttgtttaaatgaatttattaaaggtagggtaggcattTTCGGAGAGGCTattagagggtatgcacgtgacgtcaccgtcggccagggttgccaggtttttcACTACAAACCCCATCCAATTActcctcaaaactagcccaaaactagGCCAATGGCACTTCAGGAGGGTCCTATGGTAAAAACGCGTTCCAGGGggtaaaattattgtttttgtcagggatcccctggtaaaattcgcattccatggactaaatataataataataataataataataataattataattgggtcgattcaacccgcggacatgaaaaacaacccgtggcaacagtgtaaagccccgggtatacttcactttccgcgccGGACGTGTCACATGCGCAGTTGCGTCCACGCGTCGttcaaagtatactaaaccAAGGATGCGCATGGATGACCGAgttcgacacatgcgcagtGCATTTTTTCTATACTATTACCAGACAACCGGACATTTGCTAGGCAGGATCGGAAAAGAAAAATAGTGCAGCCACCATTGCAACATAGCtcagaagatacaccaagagaacaggAATCAAAAGCGATGGAGAAGGCAGGcttttgagtttactcgtctTATTTTTGAATCGTTCTTTACACACACTTCTTCGACGACTGCACATTGTGCTCAGTATtgtgcgtattgccacctagtggactcttctttCCTGCTTGTGCATGCGCTTTTGCACGCGCACCGTCCGTGTggtctcgaaatttgggctCGAAAATTactgaagtatacccggggcttaaaAGGAGCCCAATTCCGCGGACTTGGCCACACTGCCGTCGGCTGTTTTGACTGCGCTTATCCCACTGAGTGGTaaaaagactgagtggcagcattcaaaacgggaaagagctttgcgattgaCTTTACAAATAGATTAGACACGAAATCTGAAgtgtatttttacagactgctgaaagctacagaaaaaaagaagctaagggatcgctgcaattcacagaagaCACTGGActggcagagaaacatggatttgcagttatcattttgtgtcaaactgttggattttggggtaaaatcataccctttatattgtattgttattgtgttgacaactcatcaattaaatatttaccatcttatattctgcataaatgggtgtttttaaataaacactgacaaaaactatattaGTTTTAGGGattggacaatatgacgatatagaTAACATGATATCAGTGATCACCCAGgtttagacctacctatattgtatttatagaAAGCGTTCACAgcgggtgtgtctcatacgttctgaaaagtgaagccgcgggctctttgatcgccccctggaggctggatgcagtacaggtcataaatcccgccctctcaatgcagtcgaatgagacttcagtgaaaacttaaaaataaattatgcttcaaataaaactttctgaaagatggttttggtcatttaaggtagttgttatcacgctgatatatattcaattgttcgtttttgtgatgatttagattttagctagcaatttgatgctataaaaacggggcgtgtcgtcgtgattcgaagttgattgacagcttgtctgaggactgtcggagcttcgaggggagtttgaagatgtattaactaactgttaattttcgatttctttgttatttagcaccaacaaaatgagttgttcagcagtaaactgtactaactgacctacaggatctgacggatcactgaacttttttctgtaacattaaatgtgggcgttataagctaattaataaatgttattagttaagataacacacctaatgttaaccatgtcgggaaaaagcaggtgatcgttatctggcagttacttattatttttatgggtataaaataataattagcaggacaaaactaatgatagcttactctaattacagcaatcgatctcctgtaacgttagttgaacttgatttaaaatggcaggaccgtttctggcGATTTAGAGTTTTTAGagaaattgtgtataatttttatagtctatttaaaatacatgaatgatgacgcagtggtctgggcggaagtttgatatcgcgactccgcctccggctccacgacgattccttctgcgcatgcccaggctccaacctttttttttttttgacgtattgcgtaacgtgtcagcgcccattcatcagcccattttgggttcagttcaatacaatggaaggaagcagcgtcgcgtcgtccatctttttttacagtctatggttcaCAGGCATAACATTAATGTAAACTACTTGTACCatctgactgctgcagattcatttgaCAGTGTTGTCATAGACATGCATAAATCCGAGTCTGAGGACATCAACAGCTCCGGGTAGAgaacatcacaggttgccatctcttgagacttccacagaagatatatgtactaatataatatttaaaccacTTTGCTATCAGGATGcgaagagagtttcaaccagtataacaagagtgtttaaaaaaaagttgcctACTCTACATTTAAAGCGGTTCATTGACAGAAAACATAAAATCATCTCTTTCGAACATGTTTGACTCTgccaatgaatgaatgaggggGTGGGGTTAACCAATTGttagtatttttatattcttttaCTGCACTTTGACTATTATATGTCTGCATCACATGCTCAACCTCAGAAGCTCATTTCTTGTATTACACATTGTGAAAGCATTGCGATAACTGTGGTTTTCCTCAATCTACAGATCTAAGCACTGGTTTCTTCCTCTTTAAATGACTCTAATTTGTAACTGAAAGGCAAGTGAGAATGGAGCCGCGGGTGTGGAGCTGGACCTGGAGTTCACCGCTGATGGAGTTCCCATACTGATGCACGACGACACTGTGGACCGAACCACAAACGGATCGGGACCACTGAGCAAGATACTCTTCTCTGAACTGCGCAAACTAGACGCAGCCGCCAAACACCGATTCAGGTTAGCTGGGAAGAACGACAGACTTGTTTCAAACATAGAGTATAAATGAGCAAGACCAACTTGAAGACAGCAGGTGGTATGTTTTTGTTGGTTGCCGAGCAGTGACCGTTTCCGAGGTGAGAAAGTTCCAACGCTGCAGGAGGCTGTAGAGGAATGCATCAAGCGCCAGTTGACCATCTACTTTGATGTCAAAGGTCATCCAGATGAGGTACTGTCGCAACTTGAATTGCTCTGCATGAGTACATTGTTAGTGGAGCTTATTGATTTAATGATTCCTGCATCAGGAGACCAGAATGAtaatgctttcatgttgttatCTGTTGTCCATAGGCAGCTGCTGCACTGAAAGAATTATTTCGGAAGTATCCAGTGCTCTACAACACAAGTATCGTCTGCTCATTTGAGCCCAAAGTCATCTATAGGGTAACATAATTCAGTTTATTTGCTTCTGATGGGACTTGAATTTCCTCTTAGAGCATTTTTTAGACTGAGATCACCTCTTTTCCAGATGAGGCAGGCGGATCCTAATGTGGTGACCGCATTGACCCATCGGCCGTGGAGTCTGAGTAATTTTGGCGATGGGACGCCGCGATTCTCATCCGCGTGGAAACACCACTGGATGCAGGTGCTGGACGTGCTCCTCGACTGGGCCCATCATCACCTTCTGTGGAACCTGTGTGGAGTCTCTGCCTTCCTGGTGCAGAAGAACTTCATCTCGCCGTGAGTCATTATCTCATTTCCAAAACTGgtcatttcattttatataattattgtgAAGCCATGTCATTATGTGCATTACATTACTGTAAAGTCTTTAACACACCTACCACAGGTCCAAAAATAAATTGCAACATTCACAGTAAAGCAACCACTGTATATAACCCAGCCGCGGCTCGTCTGTGAGGGCAGGTGTGGCAGAGCCCCACCAAAATATTCACCCAAAACATAGACCTCTATATAAACTGGACcaataataaattgtaaattTCTTCAGAATTCtgcaacaaatatattttttattttttttaagtcgtAAAGTGAGCGGaaaatattcaaatttaaaggattagttcactttcaaattaaatattcctgataattttctcacccccatgtcatccaagatgtctttctttcttcagtggaaaagaaatcaaggtttttgatgaaaacattccaggattattccccttatagtggacttcaacggcctccaaactgttgaaggtcaaaattacagtttcagtgcagcttcaaagggctttaaatgataccagacgaggaataagggtcttatcgaaaaaaaatacaactgtatatgctttatgtaaacaaaatatcgccttccAAGTAGGGcttggagcggcatttaatagacagagccgtagatcactgtcaagccacgcaatatcgcgttcatatcgcagatgaatcgccttcgataatgaacgcgatattgcgtggcttgacagtgaactacggctctgtctattaaatgccgctccatttgaaagcaggtgatggcgatttagcggtaatcagggaaccggctttactgacgaaatgcgcgtgacaatcgcatgcgatatatcgcccagccctacttccaagtgcttctgcaaaaaccgcactttcgtattcttcaaaaagcttacgctgtatgcgatcgtttctctagataagacacttattcctcgtctggtatcgtttaaagccctttgaagctgcactgaaactaattttgaccttcaaccatttggaggccattgaagtccactataaggagaataatcctggaatgttttcatcaaaaaccttaatttcttttcgactgaggaaagaaagacatgaacatcttggatgacatgggggtgagtaaatgatcaggaaaattttacttgaaagtggactaatccttttttttagtattattatcagggcctaaaattaacactTGCCAATCGCCAAATGcaagtaaatgagtaaatactCGTTGGCGAGTATATAAAACgttcaccacagaccttatgtcatgcatttaaccaaaaaacaGTCAAGAACATGGAAGTAAATCTGAAAATGAATCTGTATCTAAACATCAGCACCGTCTACAGTGTGTATTACACTTTGAGATGTGTTTTCTGTCATTAGGGACTATGTGCAATACTGGGCAGACCGAGGTGTGGAGGTGGTGAGCTGGACGGTGAACACGGCTGTAGAGAAGCAGTACTACCAGCAGCTACTGAAGGTCAACTACATCACCGACAGTCTCGTAGAAGACTGTGAACCTCACTACTGAAACGCCACAATGTACAATCATAAGATTAGGCCTTTTATAATTCGACCAACTAATCTCTGTTGTCCTTTACTCAAAATATCACAATATGTATCTGTATTGAATTGCTTTGATTTAGGCAGCATGCATTAGAGACTAATTTACAGGGTAAAAAAAGTGTTATTATGTGCAATTTACAATATGGGAGATGTAAATATCAGTGTTCGAATGTACTGTACACACCCACTCAGGTGAGCCAAATTATGACTACATAGattttattacataattaatttgatacaattacaattttaatgtcaaTATTCAATGAAGGAGGTcattttttcaaatgtatttaataagCCTGCTTTTCTTTTAATTTGTGTGCAAACGGCATTGAAAAAAATTGTTGCGCTACTGAAGATTCAGTCTACTGTACGGCTTCTCGCTCATTCATGACATTAGTTGTGCATACCTTGGTATTTAGGTTTGTTTCATGTTTGAGTATTAATAACTAATGGAACaggttacatttaaaataacacatCTATAATTATATATTCCAAATAGGAGGCAAGAAATGTATAAGCAATAACAGTGGTCTTGATCTGAGGTCAGTTCTCAGGCAGCTACTAAATGCCAACCTTATGTTGGACACGGAAATACTAATTCAGGATTATTTGAAAGTGGCATGTTTATCTGTTTTCTCTGAtgattacaataaaataaaatgattaaattctTAATTAGGAGTCATTTTGTCATGCAAGCAGGTATGCTTTGCACAATATGTTTAAGAAAAAAACTGCTTTACATGCTCATTTGTAGTTACTTTAAaggattttttaatttatttttaataccgTATATATCCAAACTGTAATGCATGATATTTAAGATAATATTGGCTGATTAGACGGCAATAATGAGCTAAACTGCAAACTCTTTGTCCTCTCTCTCTTCACCGTTCCCACATCTCAGacttcaaatacataaaatattcccCTTTAAAGACAAGAGTAAAGGAAACAATGTACAGTACTTATTGAAACAACCAAGTACCCTTGTAAGACCCACATAAAAACACTTTCTCATTGGATCTATGCAAATCCCATAAGTGACCTATTTTGATCTCGAAAAGGTGAGGAGTTTGCATCTATGCACAAGTTGCTTTTCAAGGACTGTTGTACAATAGTTGTTGTGTAACAGTTGCATCAGACAGTTTTCCATTCTTATATTCGATCACAAGTGTTTAATGAGTGAAAGGTGTAACTTCAGTACCCGCATCGCAGATTAGTGAGACTAACGATATGATTGAATTAACACAAACAGCAAGGTTCAGGACTGTTAATGTTTATCAGGTAAAGCCTGTCTGGCTCCCACATGGTGCGCGGAGCGCCTCATAGCTGCGCACATTTGCGCAAACCCTTGCCTTGCACAGTTTAATCAGTTGTATGTTTGAAGGCATGAAGAAACTAATGTTTAGATTTTACACAAGAGCCCGTTGCTTGCATGGTTCCCACGTGGTGCATGAAGCGCCTCATTGCAGCGCACATGCGAGTTATCATTACGCAGTCGCTTTTTATGCGCGTTTATCAGTAGTACGTGTGTCGGCATGATGAAACCCGTGTTTAGACTGAACACAGCGCGCGCTTGATGGTCCACAAGGTGAGTAGGTGAAAGGTGACCCCGGGTGTACGTCGCGGGGGGCGTGTCGTGACGTCACGGAGGAAGGTTGCGGTCTGAACGTCCGAATTTTACAGTAGAGTCCAGACTGAACCAGAACTCAGGAAGTTTCTCAGCAGCGACACATCGCACACCGGACACTCAGCGAATTAACCCGACGCGTAATTAGGGTGATAAACGCTCTTAACCTTGATTGACCTTACGCCTGCTGTAAGTCCAGTCGCATATGTTGGCTGCAGGCGCCTGAACGACAGATTTGCGAACCGGATCGACGCTGCTTATTTCCAAGGTGGCTGCGTCAAGAGAGCTCCGTCCTGAAGGGGGATCGCGTGACGTTTTCTGGCGTGCATATAATCGTGACATTCGCACTGACCGATCCGTAGACCTCGCGTGGATCTATCGTGCCGCAGGGGTTCTTCAGAAACCGTCTCTCACATGATGTACACAATAACCAGAGGTCCCAGCAAACTTGTTACACAACGGAGAACAGGTACAGTTTTGAACAGCATGCACAGTCTATAATACATATCAGCGCAATCGCCATCATTGAAAGGTAATTTAACGTTATTATAGTTGATATTTTAAGAATAAGTCACGAATGACCCTTTATTCTGGTTGCTGATATTACTTTAGAGACGTATTAACAGATGATATTTCTTGCAGGCCCTACACAACagattgagagcaaagccaacGACCTGAAACAGAAGCAAAGCCCCTGGCTTGCATCGGAGTGAGTAATGAAATTTATATGTAATACCTGAGCTCGCGATGCTCTCCTTCACGTGCGTTTAGTGGCTGAGGGGAACTTAAGAGTGGTTtaactgcacctttaaaaatgcCCCAGCGTCCATGTTTCGTTTATAAGCttaatatacttaaaagtatCCGTACCGAAGCAAGTTGCCCTCATTTATAAACCAGAACGTCCTTTTTTACGCCTTTCCCAAAGTcccttgttttttttctgacgCCGTTGTGACCTTGCAAGTGTAGCGCGTGCGCGTGAGCGCGTGGAAAGACGGCGTGTTTGAAGAGTCTGTCGCGATACTATTCGCCTTCCTTTCTGTAGAAGGTTTAATAACTAATCTTTTGGAGTTATTATAATGCGAACACATGCTTGTCACACCCCCCTTTTATTCCCACAAGGACGTTGTCCAGCTCCGCGTGCTGCTTTCTGAGTCGCAGCGAATTTTACGACACACATTCGCGTTTGTGTCTTTGATTTGTGTGTTTGATATTTCAATAACGATCGATTTATGTTTTGATGATATAATCAGCAACTGGGTTTCATAACGTGTGGCTGTCACTATAGAAACGACATTGTGTAAGGAAGGAAGTATTTTGGCCTTAAAGGAACAGGTTACCCCAAAattcttcttctctttctcaccctcaagtctTTGCAAACATGTATGAATATGTTGAAGAATGTACACGCTCTCATAATGggctttttaaatgaataaacaattaGTATGATAAATTaatgcaatgtaaaaaaaaaaaaaaaaggatcaaGGATTATTGAAAACCCATTTTGATCAATGCAATTATTGTATATCTTTTAATTTCCCTTTGTGTAGTTCACCAGCACCGAAGATTGTATTTCACCGGCTGAACGGAAAGCGGTACCACAGATCCACCTCTCCAAAAGCTGCCAGTACTACTGAAGGATTCACCCCAGCGCACGAGGAGAATGTTCGATTTGTttatgagggtgagtgaatttTCCAGAACACCAGTATTTTGGTTACCTTGATGTTTAAGACCTTGAGGAGGACCAAGGTTTTGCCAAGACCATAATGAACTTTGAAGAGAGACCAACTGGATTCAAGGCTGTACAATTACTCACAAATGCGCTGCTTGTCACAAGAGTTTAATGGTGCATATTAGATGTTTGAGATATTACCACAATTCTGAATGACTAGGATTGTACTTTGAGAGGTATGTTCACTAGAGTTTGTTTGAAGAAGGGCAGTTATCTTCAAGAGGAGGGTTTTTGTCTGGAGGCCAGACTCCACCTCCACAGGCTGATGCAACAGCCCCTCAAGGGCAGGTTTTATGCTCTTTTGTACAATGACAGGCTTAATGTTTTCTCAAACTGCTTTAGAGTCAATAGAAAAGAGTTGTACAATCCGGTAAAATCTCACAACGGTTTAGGGAGTGTAAAGGAAGTgaccagaattggtaaaatgtgtcCACCTATTTTTCTGCCAAGTTCCCAACGAGAAGAACATGTTTTACCAGCTGTAAATTGTTCTCTGGTGGAGTACATGGCACTGTTTTCAGAACTACTGTGTTGTGACATAAAACAtgtattttgaaataatatGCCATTTACAGTGACCCCATACTTTGGTTTTTGTTTACTGAATAAAGGATTTTAAAAGCCATTCAGATTCAGACTGATTGACAAGTGAATCCATCAATGAATCGTTGAATTAGTTCATTTTGTGAATTTGTTTCaaaatttattgaaaataatcaacTAAAAACAATAACTGACTTCTAATTTAGACATCAGTATGGGTTTCTGGAAAGTTTTACACTGCATAAGAGCAATATATAGCCGAT
This genomic stretch from Megalobrama amblycephala isolate DHTTF-2021 linkage group LG2, ASM1881202v1, whole genome shotgun sequence harbors:
- the tmem186 gene encoding transmembrane protein 186 isoform X1, with protein sequence MTFYYVQLHRSTASLCEMHLTCVEMTMPARLIRMSRLPLYVCRGHHAGLISQAHVQNSGDLGNVGRRMPITVSRTLQIQLVSFCSDFASKKYNLIYAFPAIKGLRALSRLKLMQTGITVVLLPSVYYLYLQGQASGMLMSYTTGIAVFAGIMLYSISHYVRRVVGMMYLDSSQTVLKVSHLSFWGHRRDVYMPVSDVLTLGDSGDTKGEPILRLKRYSSSDTMYFSTRLGRVVDKNAFEKVFGSLS
- the tmem186 gene encoding transmembrane protein 186 isoform X2, which codes for MPARLIRMSRLPLYVCRGHHAGLISQAHVQNSGDLGNVGRRMPITVSRTLQIQLVSFCSDFASKKYNLIYAFPAIKGLRALSRLKLMQTGITVVLLPSVYYLYLQGQASGMLMSYTTGIAVFAGIMLYSISHYVRRVVGMMYLDSSQTVLKVSHLSFWGHRRDVYMPVSDVLTLGDSGDTKGEPILRLKRYSSSDTMYFSTRLGRVVDKNAFEKVFGSLS
- the gde1 gene encoding glycerophosphodiester phosphodiesterase 1 isoform X1; amino-acid sequence: MLQLGDGLTLFSTVFIVVLVGTRSAVWPTVLTASLYLFLVMFRFPQVPSSRARQVLRPGARASSNGVSAVAHRGGGHDAPENTIAAIRMASENGAAGVELDLEFTADGVPILMHDDTVDRTTNGSGPLSKILFSELRKLDAAAKHRFSDRFRGEKVPTLQEAVEECIKRQLTIYFDVKGHPDEAAAALKELFRKYPVLYNTSIVCSFEPKVIYRMRQADPNVVTALTHRPWSLSNFGDGTPRFSSAWKHHWMQVLDVLLDWAHHHLLWNLCGVSAFLVQKNFISPDYVQYWADRGVEVVSWTVNTAVEKQYYQQLLKVNYITDSLVEDCEPHY
- the gde1 gene encoding glycerophosphodiester phosphodiesterase 1 isoform X2 — encoded protein: MASENGAAGVELDLEFTADGVPILMHDDTVDRTTNGSGPLSKILFSELRKLDAAAKHRFSDRFRGEKVPTLQEAVEECIKRQLTIYFDVKGHPDEAAAALKELFRKYPVLYNTSIVCSFEPKVIYRMRQADPNVVTALTHRPWSLSNFGDGTPRFSSAWKHHWMQVLDVLLDWAHHHLLWNLCGVSAFLVQKNFISPDYVQYWADRGVEVVSWTVNTAVEKQYYQQLLKVNYITDSLVEDCEPHY
- the gde1 gene encoding glycerophosphodiester phosphodiesterase 1 isoform X3, whose product is MHDDTVDRTTNGSGPLSKILFSELRKLDAAAKHRFSDRFRGEKVPTLQEAVEECIKRQLTIYFDVKGHPDEAAAALKELFRKYPVLYNTSIVCSFEPKVIYRMRQADPNVVTALTHRPWSLSNFGDGTPRFSSAWKHHWMQVLDVLLDWAHHHLLWNLCGVSAFLVQKNFISPDYVQYWADRGVEVVSWTVNTAVEKQYYQQLLKVNYITDSLVEDCEPHY
- the mcrip2 gene encoding MAPK regulated corepressor interacting protein 2, yielding MMYTITRGPSKLVTQRRTGPTQQIESKANDLKQKQSPWLASDSPAPKIVFHRLNGKRYHRSTSPKAASTTEGFTPAHEENVRFVYEAWQEVEQKLGEGSQPENGKGPVQYAERSPNPGMKNFVPIDLEEWWAQRFLANIVNLS